Proteins from one Scylla paramamosain isolate STU-SP2022 chromosome 3, ASM3559412v1, whole genome shotgun sequence genomic window:
- the LOC135094064 gene encoding roundabout homolog 2-like produces the protein MTRSLSTVQHRGAARIRWFRDGEEVTTSPQDPRAHRVLLPSGSLFFLRVTSTRRDSDAGTYWCVAANRYGATRSRNATLTVATLATDFQSVAEPEVKARVGDTVSLPCRPPRGIPRPEVTWLRDGRQVSDSRRVTVTEEGDLVISQAVEKDSAVYVCRARNAAGTRESPPTALSIMTPPWFKERPANVTAASGVVVELACRVQGSPSPMVTWRRLDGKMPIGRAAVEEQRLVLREVAATDSGVYVCEAESEAGRASAKVTLTVVDAPELTQRPQHLQVMAGEDARISCRVEGEPHPMVVWRLPTLDRTALLAPGQSSGRASVSEDGHTLQLRQAATEDSGTYYCWGVSSGGGVSGWAEMVVVLALPPPVVGVGPQDQKVAPGGTVTFRCEVVSEAAEARVTWHYRAATHLPARSISQGTDPRFSLPDNGALIIKDVRPDDAGVYSCHVEASTGNAEQSAALRVSEDAGDSEPLPLLPAPPTKPRVVDVNQTAVQLSWLPNSQEGGEWAQWYSVEYWRRGWPEWRVADAVTTQESCVVDQLAPGHTYTFLVRAVSSRGASFPSPWSEPVTARPRRESGLDADQLRQARRRLSRPVVALSGASATAPDSVLLNWEFLSPAEGAVEGVLVYSVREGGGVQVATVLGASSSSHVVHDLQPFTPYTFFVVPFWRSVEGTPSNSYSLTTPEDVPLEAPSDVRVARRQEGSVLIQWTGVEGTAVRGRLQGYRVTLSHNGSHSTQTVASPWLEATGLLPGRLYTVRVAALNGAGPGPSSDPVLLDTRSTDEALAAEEGAGSVLYAPPQPAWLAYLLVPLVVVLFLVTLWYVRRLRHKAPPSNPPHAPSLYQDPSLCPDHHSVNMYSEHKLWRPSESDKDSSLSSTRLLRPDQLANEYAEPRVQRPNEATEPYATTALLAPPSPHLKQGAPWRHQSDDSGVQVNWAAILPPPPSCPPPPDLDLGDPSVSSPYKGTRKASSQYDNMGGSEQYEWPCDGASEHTYDVYTQVAPCSNPRDGLLTFSTLQARGVAGGGGGGSGGGGGGGGGPNSRRVRVDCHPPRPVEPPRSNTH, from the exons ATGACCCGGTCACTCTCAACTGTGCAGCATCGGGGGGCCGCTCGCATCAGGTGGTTCCGTGACGGCGAGGAGGTGACCACCTCACCCCAGGATCCCCGCGCTCACCGTGTGCTGCTGCCCTCAggctccctcttcttcctccgggTCACTTCCACCAGGAGGGACAGTGACGCTGGTACCTACTGGTGTGTTGCCGCCAACAGATACGGCGCCACGCGCTCCCGCAACGCCACCCTCACCGTGGCCACGCTGGCCACTGACTTCCAGAGCGTGGCGGAGCCTGAGGTGAAGGCCCGCGTGGGAGACACAGTAAGCCTGCCCTGCCGGCCCCCCAGGGGCATCCCCCGCCCTGAGGTCACCTGGCTGAGAGACGGTCGTCAGGTGAGCGACTCCCGACGCGTCACCGTCACGGAGGAGGGTGACCTTGTCATCAGCCAGGCCGTGGAGAAAGACTCGGCCGTCTATGTGTGTCGTGCTCGCAACGCTGCAGGAACCCGCGAGTCACCACCCACGGCGCTCTCCATTATGA CGCCGCCCTGGTTCAAGGAGCGCCCTGCCAACGTGACAGCAGCGTCTGGCGTGGTGGTGGAGCTGGCGTGCCGGGTACAGGGGTCTCCCTCTCCCATGGTAACTTGGCGGAGGCTGGACGGGAAAATGCCAATAGGGCGCGCCGCTGTGGAAGAGCAGCGCCTGGTGCTGCGGGAGGTGGCGGCCACAGACTCcggcgtgtatgtgtgtgaggcTGAGAGCGAGGCGGGCAGGGCCTCCGCGAAGGTCACGCTCACTGTGGTCGACGCTCCCGAGCTGACGCAGCGGCCGCAGCACCTTCAGGTCATGGCGGGCGAGGACGCAAGAATCTCGTGCCGCGTGGAGGGCGAGCCGCACCCGATGGTGGTGTGGCGCCTCCCCACGCTGGACAGGACCGCCCTCCTCGCTCCCGGCCAAAGCAGCGGCCGCGCCTCCGTCAGCGAGGACGGGCACACCCTCCAGCTGCGACAGGCGGCCACCGAGGACAGCGGCACCTACTACTGCTGGGGCgtgagcagcggcggcggcgtgagCGGCTGGgcggagatggtggtggtgttggcccTGCCCCCACCCGTGGTGGGTGTGGGCCCTCAAGACCAGAAGGTGGCCCCCGGGGGCACGGTCACCTTCCGCTGTGAAGTGGTGAGCGAGGCGGCCGAGGCCCGGGTCACCTGGCACTACCGGGCTGCCACGCACCTTCCGGCACGCTCAATCTCGCAGGGCACCGACCCTCGCTTCTCGCTGCCTGACAACGGCGCCCTCATCATCAAGGACGTGCGTCCGGACGACGCTGGCGTTTATTCCTGCCACGTGGAGGCGTCGACGGGCAACGCGGAGCAGAGTGCTGCGCTGCGCGTGTCTGAGGACGCAGGGGACAGCgagccgctgccgctgctgccggcGCCGCCCACCAAGCCTCGGGTGGTGGACGTGAACCAGACGGCTGTGCAGCTGAGCTGGCTGCCTAACTCGCAGGAGGGCGGGGAGTGGGCGCAGTGGTACTCCGTGGAGTACTGGCGCCGCGGCTGGCCAGAGTGGCGCGTGGCAGACGCTGTCACCACGCAGGAGTCGTGCGTGGTGGACCAGCTCGCCCCCGGACACACCTACACCTTCCTGGTGCGCGCCGTGAGCAGCCGCGGCGCCTCCTTCCCAAGTCCTTGGTCTGAGCCCGTCACCGCCAGGCCGCGCCGCGAGTCAGGCCTCGATGCAGACCAGCTGCGACAGGCCCGCCGCCGCCTCTCCCGGCCCGTGGTCGCCCTCAGCGGAGCCTCGGCCACCGCCCCCGACAGTGTGCTGCTCAACTGGGAGTTCCTGTCACCGGCGGAGGGCGCGGTGGAGGGCGTGCTGGTGTACTCTGTGAGGGAGGGCGGGGGCGTGCAGGTGGCCACCGTACTGggagcttcctcctcctcccacgtggTGCACGACCTGCAGCCCTTCACGCCCTACACCTTCTTTGTGGTGCCCTTCTGGCGCAGCGTTGAAGGCACGCCCTCCAACTCCTACTCGCTCACCACTCCCGAGGACG TGCCGCTGGAGGCGCCCAGCGACGTGCGCGTGGCGCGGCGCCAGGAGGGTTCGGTCCTCATCCAATGGACGGGCGTGGAGGGCACGGCGGTGCGCGGGCGGCTGCAGGGCTACCGCGTGACGCTGAGCCACAACGGCAGCCACAGCACGCAGACGGTGGCGTCGCCCTGGCTGGAGGCAACCGGCCTCCTGCCGGGCCGCCTCTACACCGTGAGGGTGGCGGCCCTCAACGGGGCGGGACCGGGGCCCTCCAGCGACCCTGTGCTGCTCGACACCCGCAGTACAGACGAGGCCCTGGCGGCGGAGGAAGGTGCGGGTTCTGTGCTGTACGCGCCTCCCCAGCCTGCATGGCTGGCCTACCTGTTGGtgccgctggtggtggtgctgttccTGGTCACCTTGTGGTATGTGAGAAGGCTGCGGCATAAGGCACCCCCTTCTAACCCGCCCCATGCTCCCTCCCTTTACCAGGACCCGTCCCTCTGCCCCGACCACCACTCCGTCAACATGTACAGTGAACACAAACTGTGGCGGCCCTCGGAAAGCGACAAGGACTCCAGCCTGTCATCGACACGCCTCCTCCGGCCAGACCAACTGGCCAATGAGTACGCCGAGCCTCGAGTGCAGAGGCCCAACGAAGCCACGGAGCCCTACGCCACCACGGCCCTGCTAGCGCCACCCTCGCCTCACCTTAAGCAAGGCGCACCCTGGCGCCATCAGAGCGACGACTCTGGCGTGCAGGTGAATTGGGCCGCCATCCTGCCGCCGCCCCCGTCCTGCCCGCCGCCTCCAGACCTCGACTTGGGTGATCCATCGGTCAGCAGTCCCTACAAGGGCACTCGTAAAGCGTCGTCACAATACGACAACATGGGCGGGTCTGAGCAGTACGAGTGGCCGTGTGACGGAGCCTCGGAACACACCTACGACGTGTACACTCAGGTGGCGCCGTGCAGCAATCCGCGTGATGGTCTTCTCACCTTCAGTACTCTTCAGGCTCGCGGAgttgcaggtggtggtggtggtggtagtggtggtggtggtggagggggcggCGGGCCCAACTCCCGCAGAGTACGCGTGGACTGTCACCCTCCAAGGCCAGTGGAGCCGCCCCGCAGCAATACACATTAA